From Candidatus Zixiibacteriota bacterium, a single genomic window includes:
- a CDS encoding sigma-70 family RNA polymerase sigma factor has product MGSADDPSSWLDQHGDYLYRMAYLRVRDRSAAEDIVQETLLAALRAWPHFQGASSVRTWLTGILKNKVVDHVRRTFQTETSEPVDESTERGTYGFTTEGRWVGHWDQRSGPVDWGDPHTLMENRRFWEALDRCLAKLPKRLAAVFALREIEQMDTAELCKTLEITPTNLWVMLHRARRQVRHCLEIHWLGHRRSDRGGTFR; this is encoded by the coding sequence ATGGGCAGTGCCGACGACCCGTCCTCCTGGCTGGACCAGCACGGTGATTATCTGTACCGGATGGCGTATCTGCGTGTGCGCGACCGCAGCGCCGCCGAGGATATTGTGCAAGAGACTCTCCTGGCGGCACTGCGAGCGTGGCCTCACTTTCAGGGGGCATCGTCGGTTCGGACTTGGCTGACCGGCATCCTCAAAAACAAAGTCGTCGATCATGTGCGACGAACGTTTCAGACCGAAACGTCGGAGCCAGTCGACGAGTCGACGGAACGTGGTACTTATGGCTTTACCACCGAGGGCCGATGGGTCGGCCACTGGGACCAACGGTCAGGTCCGGTCGATTGGGGCGATCCGCACACGCTCATGGAGAACCGCCGGTTCTGGGAGGCCCTCGACCGCTGTCTGGCCAAACTGCCGAAACGGCTGGCCGCGGTGTTTGCTCTGCGCGAGATCGAACAGATGGACACCGCTGAATTGTGTAAGACATTGGAGATTACGCCGACCAATCTCTGGGTGATGTTGCATCGCGCCCGGCGCCAAGTGCGGCATTGCCTGGAGATCCACTGGCTGGGGCACCGCCGGTCTGACCGTGGAGGGACATTCAGATGA
- a CDS encoding dihydrolipoamide acetyltransferase family protein gives MPQSIVVPQMGESVVEGTVGRWLKSEGDPIDKDETVVEIMTDKVNVELPAIAGGTLGKILVPEGTVVSVGTEIGIILEKGESLPSNGGRKSGVVAKSASGGTSPLTTMSTTTTVTKPTPEAESDDGMKKSSPVVRRLLREHGLTLAEIPSTGAGGRVSKQDVLDYIRDRKPASAPGAGTFPRPPEPQRPVVPSAAFTMTTSGSREEKTETLPLAGVRKLIAEHMVKSKQTSPHVMTMDEVDLTELVRIRNEKKDEWRQKVGANVTYLPFFMKAAIAALKEFPTLNASIQGDKIILRKYYHLGMAVGRDVGLIVPVIKFADQKSIAQIAREAAELSDRARREKLKPEEVSGSTFTFTNAGMYGALASTPVINQPEVAILGMHLIQKRPVVRDDQIVIRDMMYVTLSFDHRLVDGHTAVQFVRRICERLENPWELMLTIG, from the coding sequence ATGCCGCAATCAATCGTGGTTCCGCAAATGGGTGAGAGCGTAGTCGAAGGGACTGTCGGACGCTGGCTGAAGTCCGAAGGCGACCCGATCGACAAAGACGAGACGGTGGTCGAGATCATGACCGACAAGGTCAATGTCGAACTGCCCGCGATTGCCGGAGGGACGCTCGGCAAGATTCTGGTGCCGGAAGGAACGGTCGTCTCGGTCGGCACTGAGATCGGAATCATTCTGGAAAAGGGCGAATCACTCCCCAGCAACGGCGGCAGAAAGTCGGGGGTCGTCGCCAAATCGGCATCGGGCGGCACATCGCCGCTGACGACCATGTCGACGACGACGACGGTGACAAAACCAACGCCGGAGGCCGAGTCGGATGACGGCATGAAAAAGTCATCGCCGGTCGTGCGCCGTCTATTGCGCGAACACGGCCTGACCCTCGCTGAGATTCCGTCGACCGGCGCCGGTGGACGGGTCTCCAAGCAGGACGTGCTCGATTACATCCGCGACCGCAAACCGGCCAGCGCGCCCGGAGCAGGCACCTTCCCACGTCCCCCCGAACCGCAGCGACCGGTGGTGCCGTCCGCGGCGTTCACAATGACCACTTCGGGCTCGCGCGAGGAAAAAACCGAGACTTTGCCCTTGGCCGGTGTGCGCAAGCTGATCGCCGAGCACATGGTCAAAAGCAAGCAGACTTCGCCGCACGTCATGACCATGGACGAGGTCGACTTGACCGAGCTGGTCCGCATCCGTAACGAAAAGAAAGACGAGTGGCGCCAGAAGGTCGGCGCCAATGTCACCTATCTCCCCTTCTTCATGAAGGCGGCGATTGCCGCGTTGAAAGAGTTTCCGACGCTGAACGCGTCGATCCAGGGCGACAAGATTATCCTGCGCAAGTATTACCACCTGGGCATGGCGGTCGGACGCGACGTTGGGTTGATTGTCCCGGTCATCAAGTTTGCCGATCAGAAATCAATCGCCCAAATCGCGCGTGAAGCCGCCGAACTCTCCGATCGCGCCCGCCGCGAAAAGCTCAAACCCGAAGAAGTCTCCGGCTCGACATTTACCTTCACCAATGCCGGAATGTACGGGGCGCTCGCGTCAACGCCCGTCATCAACCAGCCCGAAGTCGCGATTCTCGGGATGCACTTGATACAGAAACGCCCGGTCGTGCGCGACGACCAGATCGTCATCCGCGACATGATGTATGTGACGCTCTCGTTCGACCACCGTCTGGTCGACGGCCACACGGCAGTGCAGTTCGTCCGACGCATCTGCGAACGCCTCGAGAATCCCTGGGAGCTGATGCTGACGATCGGGTAA
- a CDS encoding spondin domain-containing protein, producing MRLSTRQTPKIIPLAFALCTLVLLGCPDDKKKSTEPMVEDTAHYRVTFDASWSAETHPQDFPATAHWSGLIGATHNSDVRFWQEGSLASLGIKDMAELGAKILFSNEIVDAISLGTAQYKLSGEGIAHSPGMVSLDFEISRDFPLVTLTSMVAPSPDWFVGVSGISLLDGDDWVDERVAELHAYDAGTDDGETYQAANAVSDPFVPIRQIEIEPFLVAGVVPSMGTFTFTRMTDESR from the coding sequence ATGCGCCTGTCAACAAGACAAACTCCGAAGATCATTCCACTAGCGTTCGCGCTGTGCACGCTCGTGCTGCTGGGCTGTCCCGACGACAAGAAGAAGAGCACCGAGCCGATGGTCGAGGACACCGCGCACTATCGCGTGACCTTCGATGCCTCCTGGAGCGCCGAAACCCATCCGCAGGACTTCCCCGCCACGGCCCACTGGTCGGGATTAATCGGCGCCACGCACAACAGCGATGTCCGTTTCTGGCAAGAGGGTTCGCTGGCATCGCTGGGTATCAAGGACATGGCCGAGCTCGGCGCGAAGATTCTGTTCTCCAACGAAATTGTCGATGCCATCTCATTGGGAACGGCGCAATACAAGCTCTCCGGCGAAGGCATTGCCCATTCACCGGGGATGGTCTCGCTCGATTTCGAAATCTCCCGCGACTTCCCGTTGGTGACGCTCACGTCGATGGTCGCCCCCAGTCCCGACTGGTTCGTCGGCGTCAGCGGCATCTCGCTGCTCGACGGCGACGATTGGGTCGATGAGCGGGTGGCCGAACTGCACGCCTACGACGCCGGAACCGACGACGGCGAGACCTATCAGGCCGCCAATGCAGTGAGCGACCCGTTCGTGCCGATCCGGCAAATCGAAATCGAGCCGTTCCTTGTCGCCGGCGTCGTGCCGTCGATGGGGACATTCACCTTCACGCGTATGACAGACGAGTCACGATGA
- a CDS encoding metal-dependent hydrolase: protein MDWITHAGTGFFFGQLALKPEERPQRAGWWWVLASISPDWLEFLTRWFGDIHRGVTHSLYMWPLLALGWAAVAKRWGGAAATPFKKLWSVFFIVIGSHLLLDVLMSYRLYLAWPFAETRWAWGIMPLYDIYIYGAWLLLLGMHHWRKLASVQTAKVGLAIFMIAVSIRAAGKIRAHALADNLMTDGTRIVDVRTRPTYYEPWIWFARASEATPDWTPINVITGQIIPFDQTIEPWFPPIPGRSHVRRPRGSGG from the coding sequence ATGGACTGGATCACCCATGCGGGGACCGGGTTTTTCTTCGGGCAACTGGCGCTCAAGCCCGAGGAGCGCCCCCAACGCGCCGGGTGGTGGTGGGTGCTGGCGTCGATAAGCCCCGATTGGCTGGAGTTTTTGACGCGCTGGTTCGGCGACATCCATCGCGGCGTCACGCATTCGCTGTACATGTGGCCGCTGCTGGCACTGGGTTGGGCGGCGGTCGCGAAACGTTGGGGTGGGGCGGCCGCGACGCCGTTTAAGAAGCTGTGGAGCGTCTTCTTCATCGTCATCGGATCGCACCTGCTGCTGGATGTCCTGATGTCGTATCGGCTCTATCTCGCCTGGCCGTTTGCCGAGACGCGCTGGGCCTGGGGCATCATGCCGCTTTACGACATCTACATCTATGGCGCCTGGCTCTTGCTGCTTGGTATGCACCATTGGCGCAAGCTGGCATCTGTACAGACGGCAAAGGTCGGGCTGGCGATCTTTATGATCGCGGTTTCGATCCGTGCCGCCGGGAAAATTCGCGCCCATGCGCTCGCGGACAATCTGATGACGGACGGCACGAGGATCGTGGATGTCCGGACCCGACCCACCTACTACGAGCCGTGGATCTGGTTCGCCCGGGCCTCGGAGGCGACGCCCGATTGGACGCCCATCAACGTCATCACCGGGCAGATTATCCCATTCGATCAGACCATCGAGCCGTGGTTTCCGCCGATTCCGGGACGCTCCCACGTACGCCGCCCGCGCGGTTCGGGTGGTTGA
- a CDS encoding metal ABC transporter substrate-binding protein, which produces MLPIKKCWIVTVFVALLMALPSAAAADKLRVVAATADLEYFARQIGGDLVDVDVIAAGNRDLHYVEVLPSYLLKLRRADVYLKLGLELDVWSQSLIDGSRNSDLIVTDCSAGINALEVPTFKADARYGDLHRYGNPHYWLSPENVPTICANITDALTAADPQHADAYESGRDGYLARLKSKMNEWDADKGAMGNVEFIGYHNTWPYFCEFFGCHTVAFVEEYPGVTPSPSHLTKLLERIRQEQIPAVAYEPFHDKRTPEWLAGKSGCRTVVLTESVGGLPGTETYEKLIDTLVARLTSVAQVVE; this is translated from the coding sequence ATGTTACCGATCAAGAAATGTTGGATTGTCACCGTGTTTGTCGCGTTGCTGATGGCTCTGCCATCGGCGGCCGCCGCCGACAAGCTGCGGGTGGTCGCGGCGACTGCCGACCTGGAGTATTTCGCACGGCAAATCGGCGGCGACCTTGTCGATGTCGATGTGATCGCGGCGGGGAATCGCGACCTGCACTATGTGGAAGTCCTGCCCAGCTATCTGCTGAAGCTGCGCAGGGCGGATGTGTACCTGAAGCTTGGCCTGGAATTGGATGTCTGGTCGCAGTCACTCATCGACGGTTCGCGCAATTCTGATCTCATCGTGACCGATTGCTCGGCGGGCATCAACGCGCTGGAAGTGCCGACCTTCAAGGCGGACGCCCGCTACGGCGATCTGCACCGCTACGGCAACCCTCACTACTGGCTCTCGCCGGAGAACGTGCCGACCATCTGTGCCAACATCACCGATGCGTTGACGGCCGCGGATCCGCAGCATGCCGACGCATACGAATCCGGTCGGGACGGCTATCTTGCGCGCTTGAAATCGAAGATGAACGAATGGGACGCGGACAAGGGCGCGATGGGCAATGTCGAATTCATCGGCTATCACAACACGTGGCCGTACTTCTGCGAGTTCTTCGGGTGCCACACGGTTGCCTTCGTCGAAGAATACCCCGGCGTGACACCATCGCCGTCGCATCTGACCAAACTGCTGGAGCGCATCCGGCAGGAACAGATTCCGGCGGTGGCGTATGAGCCGTTTCACGACAAGCGCACGCCCGAGTGGCTGGCGGGCAAATCCGGATGCCGGACCGTCGTACTGACCGAATCCGTGGGCGGGCTGCCGGGCACCGAGACGTACGAAAAACTGATCGATACCCTGGTCGCGCGACTGACTTCTGTCGCGCAGGTTGTTGAGTGA
- a CDS encoding VOC family protein, whose translation MTPQSSQPFRVSQIDHVELFVPERRAAAAWYERTLGLRIVAEYEFWADDPGGPLMISTADGQTKLALFVGEPQGQHESTGHRRVAFRVSGEYFLRFLDHIRANPVCDRRGEKLTWLSRVDHSKSWSVYFCDPWGNRYEVTTYDYDTVRETH comes from the coding sequence ATGACACCTCAATCGTCGCAACCGTTCCGCGTCTCGCAAATCGATCATGTCGAGCTGTTTGTCCCCGAACGGCGGGCCGCCGCCGCATGGTACGAGCGCACGCTGGGGTTGCGGATCGTCGCAGAGTACGAGTTCTGGGCGGACGATCCCGGCGGGCCGCTGATGATCAGCACCGCCGACGGACAGACGAAGCTGGCACTCTTTGTCGGTGAACCGCAAGGTCAGCACGAGTCGACCGGACATCGCCGTGTGGCGTTCCGTGTCTCGGGCGAATACTTCCTTCGATTCCTCGATCATATCCGGGCAAATCCCGTCTGCGATCGTCGCGGCGAAAAGCTGACATGGCTTTCACGCGTCGACCACAGTAAATCCTGGTCGGTCTACTTCTGCGATCCCTGGGGCAACCGCTACGAAGTGACGACGTACGACTACGACACAGTCCGCGAAACGCACTGA
- a CDS encoding iron chelate uptake ABC transporter family permease subunit, giving the protein MSAAFDILLWPTLACIVLTGIHVYFGQHVIRRGIIFVDLSLAQVAAFGSTIAFLFGLDLHSGTAYWFSLAFALLGALIFALTRRRSNDVPQEAIIGIVYAVATAASVLAVARQPEGAEHIKALLVGSVLTVSPFDVIKTAVIYAVIGALHWSWRRPLWRLTTDPNGARRDGLPILLWDFLFYGTFALVVTSSVQIAGVLLVFSLLVVPAVAAVLALGEGHGGRLLFGWVFGVIVCIAGMAVSFLADWPPGATIVTLFGVGLLLSGVVGRFNRGRRFEL; this is encoded by the coding sequence GTGAGTGCGGCGTTCGACATTCTTCTGTGGCCGACGCTGGCGTGTATTGTGCTGACCGGCATCCATGTCTACTTCGGCCAGCATGTGATCCGACGCGGGATCATTTTCGTCGATCTCTCACTGGCGCAGGTCGCCGCGTTCGGCTCCACGATCGCGTTTCTGTTCGGATTGGACCTGCACTCCGGAACCGCCTACTGGTTCAGCCTGGCATTTGCGCTCCTGGGCGCGCTGATTTTCGCGCTGACGCGCCGTCGCAGCAATGATGTCCCGCAGGAGGCGATCATCGGGATTGTCTACGCTGTAGCCACCGCCGCCTCCGTGCTCGCGGTCGCGCGCCAGCCCGAGGGCGCCGAACACATCAAGGCGCTTTTGGTCGGATCGGTGCTGACTGTCTCGCCGTTCGATGTGATCAAGACCGCTGTGATCTACGCCGTCATCGGCGCATTGCACTGGTCGTGGCGCAGGCCGTTGTGGCGGCTTACGACCGATCCCAATGGGGCGCGTCGCGACGGTCTGCCGATCCTGCTCTGGGATTTCCTGTTTTATGGAACGTTTGCGCTGGTGGTGACATCATCGGTGCAGATTGCCGGGGTTCTCCTGGTATTTTCGCTTTTGGTTGTTCCCGCGGTCGCTGCGGTGCTGGCATTGGGGGAGGGTCACGGTGGACGGCTGCTCTTTGGCTGGGTATTTGGCGTAATCGTGTGCATCGCCGGGATGGCCGTGTCGTTTCTCGCCGATTGGCCGCCGGGGGCGACGATCGTCACGCTGTTTGGCGTCGGATTGTTGTTGTCAGGAGTCGTCGGCAGGTTCAACCGGGGCCGCCGCTTCGAATTGTGA
- a CDS encoding thrombospondin type 3 repeat-containing protein produces the protein MTSMVVVRPPRAQAFALKNGIIVLILMFTPQRVLGVGGIINVPGDQPTIQAAIDIAELLDTVLVEPGTYYENINLKGQQITVTSRYAIDNDPAHIIATVINGNQPTHPDTGSVVRMVSGENQFTILQGFTITGGNGTIWIDPHGFGTYREGGGILCEGSSPVIQYNRIIENEAILVTAGLVSAGGGGIRAGDGDPKIRNNIIANNQGRYGAGIVLNFCAADIRNNLIVGNTGGESFAGSGIWSYSSHTVYIYNNAILDNVSTMPGGGIYSWLSTTTARNNIIRGNQAPSFAQIRVNGGTVTFEYNNVEDGYAGTGNIDADPVFIGPYYHLADNSPCIDAGHPDAAFNDPEDPGDPGMALWPALGTIADDIGAYGGPFARDIDSDIDGDGTQTATDNCPLTANPDQADADADGLGDLCDNCPNHFNPGQEDSDGDGIGDSCECFCACHADPSCDAITNVFDVIAAVDVAFRSAAPTFDLECPKARTDATCDDLTNVFDVIKFVDVAFRSVDPLVAFCDPCSL, from the coding sequence ATGACGTCCATGGTCGTGGTACGTCCGCCTCGCGCGCAAGCATTCGCGCTCAAGAACGGGATCATCGTGCTGATCCTCATGTTCACTCCCCAACGTGTCCTGGGAGTCGGCGGCATCATCAACGTCCCGGGCGATCAGCCCACGATCCAGGCAGCGATCGACATTGCCGAACTCCTGGACACGGTGCTGGTCGAACCTGGAACTTATTATGAGAACATCAATCTGAAAGGACAACAGATCACGGTTACCAGCCGTTACGCGATCGACAACGATCCGGCGCACATCATCGCAACGGTCATCAACGGCAACCAGCCCACACATCCCGATACCGGCAGCGTCGTGCGCATGGTCTCCGGTGAGAACCAGTTCACCATACTGCAGGGGTTCACGATCACCGGAGGCAACGGCACGATCTGGATCGATCCCCACGGTTTCGGAACTTACCGTGAAGGGGGAGGGATACTCTGCGAGGGGAGCTCGCCCGTCATCCAATACAACCGCATCATCGAGAACGAGGCAATTCTGGTCACCGCCGGACTGGTCAGCGCCGGCGGCGGCGGGATTCGCGCCGGTGACGGTGACCCGAAAATCCGCAACAACATCATCGCCAACAATCAGGGCCGCTACGGCGCCGGGATCGTGTTGAACTTCTGCGCCGCCGACATCCGCAACAATCTCATTGTCGGCAACACCGGCGGCGAATCATTCGCTGGTTCCGGGATCTGGTCGTACAGCAGCCATACAGTCTACATCTACAATAATGCAATTCTCGACAATGTCTCAACGATGCCCGGCGGCGGCATTTATAGTTGGCTGTCGACGACCACGGCGCGCAACAACATCATCCGCGGCAATCAGGCACCTTCATTCGCACAGATTCGTGTCAATGGCGGAACCGTAACCTTCGAGTACAACAATGTCGAAGACGGGTATGCGGGCACGGGTAATATCGATGCCGATCCCGTGTTCATCGGACCATACTACCACCTGGCCGACAACTCACCCTGCATCGATGCCGGGCACCCCGATGCGGCCTTCAATGATCCGGAAGACCCCGGCGATCCCGGCATGGCGCTCTGGCCCGCGCTCGGGACAATCGCCGACGACATCGGCGCCTATGGCGGGCCGTTCGCACGCGACATCGACTCAGACATCGATGGCGATGGCACTCAGACCGCCACAGACAATTGCCCATTGACGGCCAATCCCGATCAGGCCGACGCGGACGCAGACGGACTGGGCGATTTGTGCGACAACTGTCCTAATCACTTCAACCCGGGACAGGAGGACTCAGACGGCGATGGCATCGGGGATTCGTGCGAGTGCTTCTGCGCCTGCCACGCAGATCCCTCGTGCGATGCCATCACAAATGTCTTCGATGTCATCGCCGCGGTCGATGTGGCGTTCCGCAGCGCAGCGCCGACGTTCGATCTGGAATGCCCGAAGGCGCGCACCGATGCCACTTGCGACGATCTGACCAACGTCTTCGATGTCATCAAGTTTGTCGACGTCGCCTTTCGCAGCGTCGATCCACTGGTGGCGTTTTGCGATCCATGTTCATTGTGA
- a CDS encoding pyruvate dehydrogenase complex E1 component subunit beta yields MGTATAARSKPHQIDQSVQVEDQKQLYRWLLKTRTFDERCRKLFKQGRFPGTYFSAVGQEAASVGSAYGLTKDDIIAPSHRELGAYITKGLPLTVFLKQVFARADSPDKGKSHPCHYGSPELGLFTPASTMGAQVVVGTGMALALKMRQEPHIVMSFIGEGGTSRGGFHEALNFAGVHDLPIVYVCQNNLWAESVPVSLQSGVEHFADRAKAYGFAGVTIDGNDVLLVHKTVSQAVRQARDGGGPTLIECLTYRWYGHSEIDPADYRSAKEVEEWKRRDPLARYEEYLESSGVLPDAERARMLKAIEAEIDEAIATAEASPHPEAEEALDDVYSFSPRVSFPSAEAPKPSGPMKQVTFIEAITETMAEEMRRDERVFIMGQDVGLYGGVFKATKGLQKEFGVYRVLDTPISEEFITGGAVGAAAVGMRPIAEIQFSDFVTCGFDPIIQQASRLRYRSGGGWTCPMVIRICCGGEVGGGLYHSQTNENWFFGTPGLVVVAPSTPYDAKGLLKASIRGEDPVIFLEHKRLYRWIKGEVPTVDYTLPLGRADIKRPGSQLTIVAYQLMLHRALETAEVLAKEGIDIEVIDLRTLLPWDKEMVLESARKTGKILVVHESPHTGGVAGEIAATIMEEAFDHLDAPVMRLCGLDVPPMPFAPAMEAYYMPNADKIAAKARELAAY; encoded by the coding sequence ATGGGCACCGCCACCGCAGCCAGATCAAAACCGCATCAGATCGACCAGTCGGTCCAAGTCGAGGACCAAAAGCAGCTATACCGCTGGCTGCTGAAGACGCGGACCTTCGACGAACGCTGCCGTAAGCTGTTCAAGCAGGGGCGCTTCCCCGGCACCTATTTTTCTGCGGTGGGCCAGGAGGCCGCGAGCGTGGGCTCGGCCTATGGGCTGACCAAAGACGATATCATCGCGCCGTCGCACCGCGAATTGGGCGCATACATCACCAAGGGCCTGCCGCTGACGGTCTTTCTCAAACAGGTCTTTGCTCGCGCCGACTCTCCGGACAAAGGCAAGTCGCACCCGTGTCACTACGGCTCCCCCGAATTGGGGCTGTTCACTCCCGCTTCGACGATGGGCGCGCAGGTTGTGGTCGGCACCGGCATGGCGCTGGCCCTCAAAATGCGTCAGGAACCGCATATTGTGATGTCGTTCATCGGCGAGGGCGGCACCTCGCGCGGCGGTTTCCACGAAGCCCTCAACTTCGCCGGTGTGCACGACCTGCCGATTGTCTACGTCTGCCAGAACAACCTGTGGGCCGAGTCGGTCCCGGTGTCGCTGCAAAGCGGTGTCGAGCACTTTGCCGATCGAGCCAAAGCTTATGGTTTCGCCGGCGTCACGATCGATGGCAACGACGTTTTGTTGGTGCATAAGACCGTCAGCCAGGCAGTCAGACAGGCGCGCGACGGCGGCGGCCCGACACTGATCGAGTGCCTCACGTACCGTTGGTATGGCCATTCCGAAATCGACCCCGCTGACTATCGATCAGCAAAAGAGGTCGAAGAATGGAAGAGGCGCGACCCGCTGGCCCGTTACGAGGAGTATCTGGAATCTTCCGGTGTGCTGCCCGACGCGGAACGCGCGAGGATGTTGAAGGCCATCGAAGCGGAGATTGACGAGGCAATTGCCACCGCCGAGGCCTCGCCGCACCCGGAGGCCGAGGAAGCGCTCGACGATGTGTATTCATTCTCACCACGTGTCAGTTTTCCCTCGGCGGAGGCACCGAAACCGTCGGGACCGATGAAGCAAGTCACATTCATCGAGGCGATCACCGAGACGATGGCCGAGGAGATGCGGCGTGACGAACGCGTGTTCATCATGGGCCAGGATGTCGGTTTGTACGGCGGTGTGTTCAAAGCAACCAAGGGACTGCAAAAGGAGTTCGGCGTCTACCGCGTACTCGACACCCCGATCTCCGAGGAGTTTATCACCGGCGGCGCGGTCGGCGCGGCAGCAGTCGGAATGCGACCGATTGCCGAAATCCAATTCTCAGACTTTGTGACCTGCGGCTTTGACCCGATCATCCAGCAGGCGTCGCGTCTGCGGTATCGTTCCGGCGGCGGCTGGACCTGTCCGATGGTGATCCGCATCTGCTGCGGCGGCGAGGTCGGCGGCGGACTGTATCACTCACAAACCAACGAGAATTGGTTTTTCGGCACACCGGGGCTGGTGGTGGTCGCGCCATCAACCCCGTACGATGCCAAGGGGCTGCTGAAGGCCTCGATCAGGGGCGAGGACCCGGTCATCTTCCTGGAACACAAACGCCTCTATCGCTGGATCAAGGGCGAGGTCCCGACCGTCGATTACACGCTCCCTCTGGGACGCGCCGACATCAAGCGGCCCGGTTCGCAGTTGACGATTGTCGCCTATCAGCTCATGCTGCATCGTGCGCTGGAAACGGCGGAGGTACTGGCTAAGGAAGGAATCGACATTGAGGTGATCGACTTGCGGACGTTGCTCCCATGGGATAAGGAAATGGTGCTGGAGTCCGCGCGCAAAACCGGCAAGATTTTGGTCGTGCACGAGTCGCCGCACACCGGCGGCGTGGCCGGGGAGATTGCCGCGACGATCATGGAAGAAGCATTCGACCATCTCGATGCGCCGGTCATGCGCCTCTGCGGTCTGGATGTGCCGCCGATGCCGTTTGCGCCGGCCATGGAGGCGTACTATATGCCCAATGCCGACAAGATCGCCGCCAAGGCACGCGAACTGGCGGCGTATTAA
- a CDS encoding zf-HC2 domain-containing protein produces MSGPIKERVIMWLAAIQPPCEVISRSISDSLDRRLSLRERLLIRLHLPICRWCTHYKSHLTTIRHALRESADPELDPETELRGLSPEARDRIRRRLRHSGERNEGR; encoded by the coding sequence ATGAGTGGACCGATTAAAGAGCGCGTCATCATGTGGCTGGCGGCCATTCAGCCGCCATGCGAGGTGATATCGCGGTCGATTTCCGACTCGCTCGACCGGCGTCTCTCTTTGCGTGAACGCCTCTTGATCCGCCTGCACCTGCCCATCTGCCGATGGTGCACTCACTACAAGTCTCACCTGACGACAATCCGACACGCGTTGCGTGAATCCGCGGACCCGGAGTTGGATCCGGAAACCGAGTTGCGCGGACTTTCCCCGGAGGCGCGTGATCGCATCCGGCGGCGACTGCGGCACTCTGGCGAACGGAATGAGGGACGATAA
- a CDS encoding TMEM175 family protein: MEKNETARIEAFSDGVLAIIITIMVLELRVPHSAELSALMPLLPVLLSYILSFVMLGTYWNNHHHLFRVAKRAHGGVMWANLHLLFWLSLFPFVTAWIGENRGGPWPAVLYGMVLLMAAIAYFILQQIILTHHGSQSPLAMAIGHDVKGKISIALYLTALPLAFAHEWISYAIYVSVVVMWLVPDRRTEAASSA; this comes from the coding sequence ATGGAAAAGAACGAAACCGCCCGCATTGAGGCCTTTAGCGACGGTGTCCTCGCCATCATCATCACCATCATGGTGCTGGAGCTGAGGGTGCCGCACTCGGCGGAACTTTCTGCGCTGATGCCTCTTCTGCCAGTGCTTCTGAGCTACATCCTCAGCTTTGTCATGCTCGGCACCTACTGGAACAACCATCACCACTTGTTTCGTGTCGCGAAGCGCGCGCACGGCGGAGTCATGTGGGCCAATCTACACCTGCTCTTCTGGCTGTCGCTGTTTCCGTTTGTGACCGCCTGGATCGGCGAGAACCGCGGCGGTCCATGGCCTGCGGTTCTGTATGGCATGGTCTTGCTGATGGCGGCGATTGCGTACTTCATTCTGCAACAGATAATCCTCACGCATCACGGAAGCCAATCCCCACTGGCGATGGCAATCGGCCATGATGTGAAAGGGAAGATTTCCATTGCGCTGTATCTCACGGCGCTGCCGCTGGCATTTGCGCACGAATGGATTTCCTATGCCATCTATGTGTCGGTCGTGGTGATGTGGCTGGTCCCCGATCGGCGGACGGAAGCGGCGAGCAGCGCATAA
- a CDS encoding nuclear transport factor 2 family protein, with the protein MTPVSHQDLVRRYYDILNSGEWDRLNEVLVDDYVDHAAWKNIEGLRKTMRDLHAAYAGFHIVTDDIFGEGDRVVVRSTAGGTRDGKPRTIRSIVIYRIAGGKIAESWGHSDSFF; encoded by the coding sequence ATGACCCCCGTCTCCCATCAAGACCTCGTTCGCCGCTACTACGACATCCTCAACAGCGGCGAGTGGGACCGTTTGAACGAAGTTCTCGTCGACGACTATGTCGATCACGCCGCCTGGAAAAACATCGAGGGTCTGCGCAAGACGATGCGCGATCTCCATGCGGCCTACGCGGGATTTCACATTGTCACCGACGACATCTTCGGCGAGGGCGACCGCGTCGTGGTGCGCTCGACCGCCGGCGGCACCCGCGACGGCAAGCCACGCACCATCCGGTCCATCGTCATTTATCGCATCGCGGGCGGCAAAATCGCCGAAAGCTGGGGACACAGCGATTCGTTCTTCTAA